The Buchnera aphidicola (Hyalopterus amygdali) genome has a segment encoding these proteins:
- the dapA gene encoding 4-hydroxy-tetrahydrodipicolinate synthase, which yields MFKGSIVALITPMNKEGKICHSSLKKLIDYHIENKTTAIVSIGTTGESATLSQEEHIEIVMLTLKIAKKRIPIIAGTGSNATTEAILLTKRFEKTGIAACLTVTPYYNKPTQEGLYQHFKAISESTKLPQILYNVPSRTGCDLLPSTIARLSKFKNIIGIKEATGDLSRIHKIKKLVKDDFLLISGDDTTALDFMQLGGQGVISVTANIAAKEMTQICSYALEGKFKNARSINKRLMLLHEALFIEPNPIPIKWLAKKIGLIKSDKLRLPMTPILNSTRIKIEKALQYANLEKI from the coding sequence ATGTTCAAAGGAAGTATTGTTGCATTAATTACACCAATGAATAAAGAAGGTAAAATTTGTCATTCTAGCTTAAAAAAGCTAATTGATTATCATATTGAAAATAAAACGACAGCTATTGTTTCAATTGGAACTACTGGAGAATCTGCTACTCTAAGCCAAGAAGAACATATTGAAATAGTAATGTTAACATTAAAAATAGCAAAAAAACGTATTCCTATAATTGCAGGTACAGGATCAAATGCTACAACAGAAGCGATATTATTAACAAAGAGATTTGAAAAGACAGGTATTGCAGCCTGTCTTACCGTTACTCCATACTATAACAAGCCGACGCAAGAAGGATTGTATCAACATTTTAAAGCAATTTCAGAAAGCACAAAATTACCACAAATTTTGTATAATGTTCCCAGCCGAACGGGATGTGATTTACTTCCTTCAACTATAGCTAGACTATCTAAATTTAAAAATATTATTGGAATTAAAGAGGCAACAGGTGATTTATCAAGAATTCATAAAATAAAAAAGTTAGTTAAGGATGATTTTTTACTAATTAGTGGAGATGATACTACGGCATTAGATTTTATGCAATTAGGTGGACAGGGAGTGATATCAGTTACTGCTAACATTGCGGCAAAAGAAATGACACAAATATGTTCATATGCACTTGAAGGTAAATTTAAAAATGCAAGATCGATAAATAAACGGCTAATGTTATTACATGAAGCTTTGTTTATTGAACCTAATCCTATTCCAATAAAATGGTTAGCAAAAAAAATAGGTTTAATAAAAAGTGACAAATTAAGATTACCAATGACACCGATTTTAAATTCTACGCGTATAAAAATTGAAAAAGCACTTCAATATGCCAATCTTGAAAAGATATAA
- the aroC gene encoding chorismate synthase: MAGNTIGKVFRVTTFGESHGIALGCIIDGMPPGLELSSDDLQNDLNRRRPGNSRYTTQRSELDQVKILSGIFNGVTTGTSIGLIIYNQDQRSQDYSEIKDLFRPGHADYTYEKKYGIRDYRGGGRSSARETTMRVAAGAIAKKYLNHQHGIIIRAYLSAMGDIKCPFESWKEVEKNSFFCANQNQIATLKDLIKSLKKTGDSIGAEVTIVAENVPAGFGEPVFDRLDADLAHALMSINAAKGIEIGDGFKVINQKGSEHRDEMTSNGFTSNHCGGILGGISNGEKILLKVAFKPTSSIRKSGNTINKKNENVKITVKGRHDPCVGIRAIPISEAMVAIVLMDHLLRFRAQCTKDKI, translated from the coding sequence ATGGCTGGAAATACAATTGGAAAAGTTTTTCGTGTAACAACTTTTGGCGAATCTCATGGCATAGCACTGGGATGTATAATTGACGGTATGCCACCAGGTTTAGAATTATCTTCAGACGATCTACAAAATGATTTAAATCGTAGAAGACCTGGAAATTCTCGCTATACTACACAACGATCTGAATTAGATCAAGTAAAAATACTTTCAGGAATATTCAATGGAGTAACTACAGGTACAAGTATTGGCTTAATTATTTATAATCAAGATCAACGCTCTCAGGATTACAGCGAAATAAAAGATTTATTTAGACCCGGACATGCTGATTATACTTATGAAAAAAAATATGGGATAAGAGATTATCGTGGTGGAGGAAGATCTTCAGCTCGAGAAACAACAATGCGAGTAGCCGCTGGTGCTATCGCAAAAAAGTATTTAAACCATCAACATGGAATAATTATTCGAGCATATTTGTCAGCAATGGGTGATATAAAATGTCCATTTGAATCATGGAAAGAAGTAGAAAAAAATTCTTTTTTTTGTGCAAATCAAAATCAAATTGCAACTTTAAAAGATTTAATTAAAAGTTTAAAAAAAACAGGCGATTCAATAGGAGCTGAAGTAACAATTGTTGCTGAAAATGTACCAGCAGGTTTTGGAGAACCAGTTTTCGATCGGCTAGATGCTGATCTAGCGCATGCCCTAATGAGTATAAACGCGGCCAAAGGAATAGAAATTGGAGATGGCTTTAAAGTAATAAATCAAAAAGGAAGCGAACATCGAGATGAGATGACCTCTAATGGTTTTACAAGTAATCATTGTGGAGGGATTTTAGGTGGAATCAGCAATGGTGAAAAAATCTTATTAAAAGTTGCATTTAAACCTACTTCAAGTATTCGAAAATCAGGTAATACAATAAATAAAAAAAATGAAAATGTTAAAATTACTGTCAAAGGTAGACATGATCCATGTGTAGGAATACGAGCTATACCAATATCAGAAGCAATGGTAGCTATAGTTCTAATGGATCATTTATTAAGATTTAGAGCACAATGTACAAAGGATAAAATATAA
- the smrB gene encoding endonuclease SmrB gives MNKNRQFAIDNSNILFRQWLSGTREIVQDTIFHSRLNKVNKNIRFKRILFEQDIHSNYFSFYKRKDFFKENPVSYIRNKNSINVLKKLKKGQYYPDIFLDLHGLNQYQARKKLGQLIAICHKEKIFCAHIMHGYGKNILKQQIPFWLSQHPDIVAFHQAPRTFGNDAAIIAIIEIHS, from the coding sequence ATGAATAAGAATCGACAATTTGCTATTGATAATAGCAATATTTTATTTCGTCAATGGTTAAGTGGTACGCGCGAAATAGTACAAGATACTATCTTTCATTCTCGATTGAATAAGGTAAATAAAAATATTAGATTCAAACGTATTCTTTTTGAACAAGATATTCATAGTAATTATTTTTCTTTTTATAAAAGAAAAGATTTTTTCAAAGAAAATCCAGTTTCTTATATTCGGAATAAAAATTCTATTAATGTATTAAAAAAATTAAAAAAAGGACAATACTATCCAGATATTTTTCTTGATTTGCACGGTTTAAATCAATATCAGGCAAGGAAAAAATTAGGTCAGTTAATTGCAATATGTCATAAAGAAAAAATTTTTTGTGCCCATATTATGCATGGATACGGCAAAAACATTTTAAAACAGCAAATACCTTTTTGGTTGTCTCAACATCCCGATATAGTCGCTTTTCATCAAGCACCTAGAACATTTGGAAATGATGCTGCAATTATCGCTATAATTGAAATACATTCTTAA
- the hisG gene encoding ATP phosphoribosyltransferase, with protein sequence MFNNNRVRIAMQKTGRLSSESIKLITYCGIKINLKQQKLIAFSENMPIDVMLVRDDDIPGLVMDGVVDLGIVGENVLEEELLHRTSQNLESSYITLRRLDFGVCRLSLAIPIDTPYVNIKSLKNFRIATSYPHLLKKYLDKKNVIFKSCMLNGSVEVAPRAGLSDAICDLVSTGATLEANGLREVQVVFRSHACLICKTGDINSAKKEVINKLMTRIKGVIKARESKYIMLHAPVDKLEEVISLLHGAEKPTVLKLAGDTSRVAMHMVSSETLFWETMEKLKSLGASSILVLPIEKMME encoded by the coding sequence ATGTTTAATAATAATCGTGTTCGTATAGCGATGCAAAAAACTGGTCGTTTAAGTAGTGAATCTATTAAACTAATTACATATTGTGGGATAAAAATTAATTTAAAACAACAAAAATTAATAGCTTTTTCTGAAAATATGCCTATTGATGTTATGTTAGTACGCGATGACGACATTCCAGGATTAGTAATGGACGGTGTAGTTGATTTAGGTATTGTTGGAGAAAATGTTCTCGAAGAAGAATTATTACATCGCACATCACAAAATTTAGAAAGTTCTTATATTACGTTAAGACGTCTTGATTTTGGTGTATGTAGGCTCTCTTTAGCTATTCCTATTGATACTCCATATGTTAATATAAAATCTTTAAAAAATTTTAGAATTGCTACTTCTTATCCTCATTTATTAAAAAAATATTTGGATAAAAAAAATGTTATTTTTAAATCCTGTATGTTAAATGGATCTGTAGAAGTTGCACCGAGAGCTGGTTTATCAGATGCAATTTGCGATTTAGTTTCGACAGGTGCTACATTGGAAGCGAATGGTTTGCGTGAAGTACAGGTTGTGTTTCGTTCTCATGCATGCCTGATTTGCAAAACAGGGGATATTAATTCTGCTAAAAAGGAAGTTATTAATAAATTAATGACTCGTATTAAAGGTGTAATTAAAGCACGTGAATCTAAATACATTATGTTACATGCTCCTGTTGATAAATTAGAAGAGGTGATATCTTTATTGCATGGTGCAGAAAAACCTACTGTGTTAAAATTAGCAGGAGATACTAGTCGAGTAGCAATGCATATGGTAAGTAGCGAAACATTATTTTGGGAGACAATGGAAAAATTAAAATCTTTAGGTGCTAGTTCAATTTTAGTGTTACCAATTGAAAAAATGATGGAGTAA
- the dapE gene encoding succinyl-diaminopimelate desuccinylase: MISSITKLAQKLISIPSISPQDLGCQDIMINFLKNIGFKIKKININNTKNFWATRGIGKTLTFAGHTDVVPAGNFKDWKNNPFNPVIYNDFLFGRGSSDMKGALACMMIASENFIKKFPDHKGRLSFLITSDEESSAIDGTKKVVDYLISKKDKIDYCIIGEPSSSSEIGDIIKNGRRGSITANLTIHGIQGHIAYPHLADNPIHKGLPIISQIMSMKLDNGNIFFPPTSLNIANIHAGDGNNNIIPSSLFVQFNFRFNTETSDQEIKSNFIKILNDNNINYSLKWYLSGQPFLTKKGLLIDTVMKSITNLNKIQPILSTDGGTSDGRFISLMNSEIVELGLTNETIHKSNECVRISHLEKLTIIYEDIMRIILT, from the coding sequence ATGATTTCTTCAATTACTAAATTAGCACAAAAATTAATTTCTATTCCCTCTATCAGTCCTCAAGATTTAGGTTGTCAAGATATTATGATTAATTTTTTAAAAAATATTGGATTTAAAATCAAAAAAATTAATATAAATAATACAAAAAATTTTTGGGCTACAAGAGGAATTGGTAAAACTTTAACATTTGCAGGCCATACAGATGTTGTTCCAGCAGGCAATTTTAAAGATTGGAAAAATAATCCTTTTAATCCAGTGATATATAATGATTTTTTATTTGGCCGAGGATCCTCGGATATGAAAGGCGCTTTAGCTTGTATGATGATTGCATCTGAAAATTTTATAAAAAAATTTCCTGATCACAAAGGACGTTTGTCATTTTTAATTACTTCAGACGAAGAGTCAAGTGCTATTGATGGTACAAAAAAAGTAGTGGATTATTTAATATCTAAAAAAGATAAAATTGATTATTGTATTATTGGTGAACCATCTAGCAGCTCTGAAATTGGAGATATAATAAAAAATGGACGAAGAGGTTCTATAACAGCTAATTTAACAATTCATGGTATTCAAGGTCATATTGCATATCCTCATTTAGCAGATAATCCGATACATAAAGGATTACCTATTATTTCACAAATAATGTCTATGAAATTAGATAATGGTAATATTTTTTTTCCCCCTACTAGTTTAAATATAGCTAACATTCATGCAGGAGATGGAAATAATAATATTATTCCTAGTTCTTTGTTTGTTCAGTTTAATTTTCGTTTTAACACAGAAACTTCTGATCAAGAAATTAAATCAAATTTTATAAAAATATTAAATGATAATAATATTAATTATTCTTTAAAATGGTATCTCTCAGGACAACCATTTCTTACAAAAAAAGGATTATTAATAGATACAGTGATGAAATCTATTACAAATTTAAATAAAATTCAACCAATTTTATCAACTGATGGTGGAACTTCAGATGGTCGTTTTATTTCTTTAATGAATTCTGAAATTGTGGAATTGGGTTTAACAAATGAAACAATTCATAAATCCAACGAATGTGTTAGAATATCTCATTTAGAAAAGTTAACTATAATATACGAAGATATTATGAGAATTATTTTAACTTAA